A window of Gemmatimonadales bacterium contains these coding sequences:
- the fdhF gene encoding formate dehydrogenase subunit alpha translates to MPTLTINGTPVSFEPGATILDAARGAGIDIPTLCWYPKLPTVANCRICLVAVQGQNKLTPACYTAAADGMVVETESPAVVESRRGVLGLLLERYPGEHLSNGGRADPRNEFEEYVVRYDVPVRTHHDLPLRAGDERPGDVMIQHDMSLCILCTRCVRACEDIQEVGVLDVGQRGEHAQIIVGGDGDPDHAGCTWCGECVRVCPTGAIFEFIPKQRFGSETVRHPDKVARSVCPYCGVGCQINLHVKDDEIVRVTSPWIEERTPNQGSTCVKGRFGYDFPQHRDRLTVPLIRKGWVQQDGAWVWQGELPRYREGPWSTVEQAGERPKPRPPLRSIGKPPLTGLPVMNEYDVRDRVATPAGWYSAFREASWEEAMSLTAQELLRIRREHGPGALAALSSAKCTNEDNYTFMRMVRAGFGSNNVDHCTRLCHSSSVAAMGRALNTGAASGSMREIEEACDVILIAGANTTETHPVFGALIKRAVAKGARLIVADVRRTELAELADVHLQMLPGTDVVLFNAMLNHIIASGLANESFIAERTREFSAVKEKVRPYPPELAARITGIPADTIRRAAELYARGPNTSTLWAMGLTQHNTGTDIVASLLNLMLACGMIGRWGAAMIPIRGQNNVQGASDVGAIPYAYTDYRPVADPKVRAEYARAWGVPEESLSLKNGMMVTEIVQDDSPIRGMYIMGENPVISDPNIAHAEEWVRRLEFLAVQDLFLTETARWADVILPGSSFAEKAGTTVNTDRHIQLLEPALPPPGDARCDLDILIDLSRRLGLATAFDTPEQVMREIASVTPSWRGVSYDKLHKHGALQYPVPDEESLGTAFLFSDRFPTDDGRAIFVPVEYLPPDELPDDEYPFVLNTGRQMYHWHTGTMTRRSTGLDSREPVPVVEISPHDADELKLEEGDTVRVTSRRGSILIGVRISDRQAPGQIFIPMHFREAAANLLTNPQLDPYARIASFKVSAVRVEPARATRSAAADRVAAAV, encoded by the coding sequence ATGCCGACTCTGACCATTAACGGCACGCCGGTTTCCTTCGAGCCCGGCGCCACCATTCTCGACGCCGCCCGCGGCGCCGGCATCGATATCCCGACACTTTGCTGGTACCCCAAGCTCCCCACCGTCGCCAACTGCCGGATCTGCCTCGTCGCGGTCCAAGGGCAGAACAAGCTGACCCCGGCCTGCTACACGGCGGCCGCGGACGGCATGGTCGTGGAAACCGAGTCACCCGCGGTTGTCGAGAGCCGGCGGGGCGTGCTGGGCCTGCTGCTCGAGCGCTACCCGGGTGAACACCTGAGCAACGGCGGCCGGGCCGACCCCCGGAACGAGTTCGAGGAGTACGTGGTCCGCTACGACGTGCCCGTGCGTACGCACCACGACCTGCCGCTCCGCGCCGGCGACGAGCGCCCGGGCGACGTGATGATTCAGCACGACATGAGCCTCTGTATTCTCTGCACCCGGTGCGTGCGGGCCTGCGAGGATATCCAGGAGGTCGGCGTGCTCGACGTAGGCCAGCGGGGCGAGCACGCCCAGATCATCGTCGGCGGCGACGGCGATCCCGACCACGCCGGCTGCACCTGGTGCGGCGAGTGCGTGAGGGTCTGTCCCACCGGCGCCATCTTCGAGTTCATCCCCAAGCAGCGCTTCGGCTCCGAAACGGTGCGCCATCCGGACAAGGTCGCGCGCTCGGTCTGTCCATACTGCGGCGTCGGCTGTCAGATCAACCTGCACGTGAAGGACGACGAGATCGTCCGAGTCACCTCGCCGTGGATCGAGGAGCGCACGCCCAACCAGGGCTCGACCTGCGTCAAGGGCCGCTTCGGCTATGACTTCCCCCAGCATCGCGATCGGCTCACCGTGCCCCTCATCCGGAAGGGATGGGTGCAGCAGGACGGCGCATGGGTCTGGCAGGGGGAATTGCCGCGCTACCGCGAGGGCCCCTGGAGCACCGTCGAGCAGGCGGGCGAGCGGCCCAAGCCCCGGCCGCCGCTCCGCAGCATCGGGAAGCCGCCGCTCACCGGGCTCCCGGTGATGAACGAGTACGACGTCCGCGACCGCGTGGCGACCCCGGCCGGCTGGTACAGCGCCTTCCGCGAAGCCAGTTGGGAGGAGGCGATGAGCCTCACGGCTCAAGAGCTTCTCCGGATCAGGCGGGAGCACGGCCCCGGCGCGCTCGCCGCGCTCTCGTCGGCCAAGTGCACCAACGAGGACAACTACACCTTCATGCGGATGGTGCGCGCCGGTTTCGGCAGCAACAACGTCGACCACTGCACCCGCCTCTGCCATTCGTCGTCGGTTGCCGCCATGGGGCGCGCGCTCAATACCGGCGCCGCGTCCGGTTCGATGCGCGAGATCGAGGAGGCGTGCGACGTCATCCTGATCGCCGGCGCCAACACCACCGAGACCCACCCGGTCTTCGGCGCCCTCATCAAGCGCGCGGTTGCCAAGGGGGCACGGCTCATCGTGGCCGACGTCCGCCGCACCGAGCTGGCCGAGCTGGCCGACGTGCATCTGCAGATGCTGCCCGGCACCGACGTGGTGTTGTTCAACGCGATGCTGAATCACATCATCGCGAGCGGACTCGCCAACGAGTCGTTCATCGCCGAGCGGACCCGGGAGTTCTCTGCGGTGAAGGAAAAGGTGCGGCCCTATCCGCCGGAGCTCGCCGCCAGGATTACCGGCATTCCGGCAGACACCATCCGCCGCGCGGCCGAGCTCTACGCCCGCGGGCCCAACACGTCCACCCTCTGGGCCATGGGGCTCACCCAGCACAATACTGGTACCGACATCGTCGCCAGCCTGCTCAACCTGATGCTCGCCTGTGGCATGATCGGCCGGTGGGGCGCGGCGATGATCCCGATCCGGGGACAGAATAACGTGCAGGGCGCGAGCGACGTGGGCGCCATCCCGTACGCCTATACCGACTACCGCCCCGTCGCCGACCCCAAGGTGCGCGCCGAATACGCCCGCGCGTGGGGCGTGCCCGAGGAGTCGCTGTCGCTCAAGAACGGCATGATGGTGACCGAAATCGTGCAGGATGACAGCCCGATCCGCGGCATGTACATCATGGGCGAGAACCCGGTCATCTCCGATCCCAACATCGCGCATGCCGAGGAATGGGTGCGGCGGCTCGAGTTCCTCGCGGTGCAGGACCTGTTCCTCACCGAGACCGCCCGCTGGGCCGACGTAATCCTGCCCGGCTCCTCGTTCGCCGAGAAAGCCGGCACCACGGTCAACACCGACCGGCATATCCAGTTGCTCGAGCCCGCGCTCCCGCCGCCGGGCGACGCGCGCTGCGACCTTGACATTCTGATCGATCTGAGCCGGCGGCTGGGCCTCGCGACCGCGTTCGACACCCCCGAGCAGGTCATGCGAGAAATCGCCTCGGTCACGCCATCGTGGCGCGGCGTGAGCTACGACAAGCTCCACAAGCACGGCGCATTGCAGTATCCGGTGCCGGATGAGGAGTCGCTCGGCACTGCCTTTCTCTTCTCCGACCGGTTCCCCACCGACGATGGGCGCGCGATCTTCGTCCCCGTCGAATACCTCCCGCCCGACGAATTGCCGGATGACGAGTATCCGTTCGTGCTCAACACCGGGCGGCAGATGTATCACTGGCATACCGGTACCATGACCCGCCGCTCCACCGGCCTCGATTCGCGCGAGCCGGTGCCGGTGGTCGAGATCAGTCCCCACGACGCGGACGAGCTCAAGCTCGAGGAGGGCGACACGGTGCGCGTCACCTCTCGCCGCGGCTCGATCCTCATCGGCGTGCGCATCTCCGATCGCCAGGCGCCCGGCCAGATCTTCATTCCGATGCACTTCCGCGAGGCCGCCGCCAACCTGTTGACCAACCCGCAGCTCGATCCGTACGCGCGCATTGCATCCTTCAAGGTGAGCGCCGTCCGGGTCGAGCCGGCCCGGGCGACGCGCTCGGCCGCCGCCGATCGGGTGGCCGCCGCGGTGTAG
- a CDS encoding glycosyltransferase family 39 protein, protein MIWGGAAALLAIWAAASLTWPLGRDQGVFAWVGSVIARGGLPYRDAWDSKGPFVYYAYAAVVRLFGANTWGPRVFDLAFALAGAVALYHIGSRLAGRIAGAYGALALALRYAALGYWHTAQADGWTSLLLVLGFAPLLGRPAVADIDVVAERRSRRLALAAALAGLVVGLAILDKPTYGLLLLVPLIYVAADRAASHRTRAAIACAAAAAAIVAATIVAFAGAGALDELYDAVVAFNLSTYTALDQNGPFGHLAHILTFFSKGTIAILLPAVVLGFWHLGRARPPAALALGTWLLAALGVVISQGKYYDYHWIPIYPPLALLAGIGIADLWEVARAPSSRGMLLAVSTGLVILWLPAYAVLHDVLAWRRMAMGRTTRAEYLARFPQYDDHGFEAASERMLGYLRAHTRPGETLLVWGTQPVLNFLAGLPAPTRFGHNLPLVAEPDTPLRRRYRATFLAELSAAPPTYILVVRGDANRLVGATSSEYVDSLPRFRGFLNGRYRLETVIGRYEVYRLRE, encoded by the coding sequence GTGATCTGGGGCGGCGCGGCGGCGCTCCTGGCGATCTGGGCGGCGGCATCCCTCACCTGGCCGCTCGGACGCGACCAAGGGGTATTCGCGTGGGTGGGCAGCGTGATCGCCCGCGGCGGACTTCCCTATCGCGACGCGTGGGACAGCAAGGGTCCCTTCGTCTATTACGCCTATGCCGCGGTGGTGCGGCTGTTCGGCGCCAACACCTGGGGCCCGCGCGTTTTCGATCTGGCGTTCGCGCTCGCCGGCGCGGTCGCCCTCTATCACATCGGGAGCCGCCTTGCCGGCAGGATCGCGGGCGCCTACGGCGCCCTGGCGCTCGCGCTGCGTTACGCCGCTCTCGGCTACTGGCATACCGCCCAGGCCGATGGCTGGACCAGTTTGCTCCTCGTGCTCGGTTTTGCGCCGCTGCTCGGCCGCCCGGCAGTCGCAGACATCGATGTGGTGGCCGAGCGCCGCTCGCGCCGGCTGGCGCTCGCGGCCGCGCTGGCGGGCCTTGTCGTCGGCCTCGCTATCCTCGACAAGCCGACCTACGGGCTGCTGCTCCTCGTGCCGCTCATCTACGTCGCGGCCGATCGCGCGGCATCCCACCGTACCCGCGCCGCCATCGCCTGCGCCGCGGCCGCCGCGGCGATTGTCGCCGCGACGATCGTGGCCTTTGCCGGCGCCGGTGCGCTGGACGAGCTGTACGACGCCGTCGTCGCATTCAACCTCTCGACCTATACGGCGCTCGACCAGAACGGTCCCTTCGGTCACCTCGCGCACATTCTCACTTTCTTCTCCAAAGGCACCATTGCCATCCTGCTGCCGGCGGTCGTTCTCGGCTTCTGGCACCTCGGTCGAGCCCGTCCGCCCGCAGCGCTCGCGCTCGGCACCTGGCTGCTCGCCGCGCTCGGTGTCGTCATCTCGCAGGGCAAGTACTACGACTATCACTGGATTCCGATCTATCCGCCGCTCGCGTTGCTCGCGGGTATCGGCATCGCCGATCTCTGGGAGGTGGCTCGCGCCCCATCGTCCCGCGGGATGCTTCTCGCGGTCTCCACCGGGCTCGTCATCCTCTGGCTGCCGGCGTATGCCGTGCTCCACGACGTGCTCGCGTGGCGCCGCATGGCGATGGGGCGCACGACACGCGCCGAGTATCTGGCGCGATTCCCCCAATACGACGATCATGGCTTCGAGGCGGCTTCCGAGCGGATGCTGGGGTATCTCCGGGCGCATACGCGGCCCGGCGAAACCCTTCTCGTCTGGGGCACGCAGCCCGTCCTCAACTTCCTCGCCGGGTTGCCGGCCCCCACCAGGTTCGGGCACAATCTCCCGCTCGTCGCCGAGCCGGACACCCCGCTCAGGCGCCGCTACCGCGCGACGTTTCTCGCCGAGCTCTCCGCCGCACCACCCACGTATATCCTCGTCGTCCGCGGCGATGCCAACCGTCTCGTCGGCGCCACCTCGAGCGAGTACGTCGACAGCCTGCCGCGGTTCCGCGGCTTCCTGAACGGGCGCTACCGGCTCGAGACCGTGATCGGCCGCTACGAGGTGTACCGCCTGCGGGAGTAG
- the tdh gene encoding L-threonine 3-dehydrogenase: MRALIKESAGPGLVLRDVAVPACGPNDVLIRVRHAGVCGTDLHIWKWDSWASGRLRPPLVIGHEFAGELVELGAEARAAGLLATGDLVTAEGHIVCGHCLQCRTGHAHLCQRTQIIGVDRDGAFAEYIAMPASNVIPLDGIPTEIGAIMDPLGNAFHTVLETAVAGATVLVLGCGPIGCFAVGVARAAGASLVVASDFNPRRLEIAHQMGAHVTLNPAETDVVARVRELTAGNGVDLVCEMSGHPSGHAQAFAAARLGGRVNLLGTPSRPTEVDFARDVIFRGLTLYGVTGRKMYQTWHQMRRFLGAGQLDPRPVITHRFPLDCIADAIRVIDEGKAGKVILEVAR; this comes from the coding sequence ATGCGCGCGCTCATCAAGGAATCAGCCGGCCCGGGGCTCGTGCTCCGGGATGTGGCGGTCCCGGCCTGCGGGCCGAACGACGTGCTCATCCGGGTCCGGCACGCCGGCGTCTGCGGCACGGACCTGCACATCTGGAAGTGGGACTCGTGGGCGAGCGGACGCCTCCGGCCGCCGCTCGTCATCGGGCACGAATTTGCCGGTGAGCTGGTGGAGCTGGGCGCCGAAGCGCGCGCCGCCGGCCTCCTCGCCACCGGCGATCTCGTCACCGCCGAAGGCCACATCGTCTGTGGGCACTGCCTGCAATGCCGCACGGGGCACGCCCATCTCTGCCAACGCACCCAGATCATCGGCGTCGATCGCGACGGCGCGTTCGCCGAATACATCGCGATGCCCGCCTCGAACGTGATTCCGCTCGACGGGATCCCCACCGAGATCGGCGCGATCATGGACCCGCTGGGCAACGCCTTCCATACGGTGCTCGAGACGGCCGTGGCGGGGGCGACCGTGCTCGTGCTCGGCTGCGGGCCGATCGGCTGCTTCGCCGTCGGCGTGGCGCGCGCCGCCGGCGCTTCGCTCGTGGTGGCGAGCGACTTCAATCCGCGCCGGCTCGAGATCGCGCACCAGATGGGCGCCCACGTGACATTGAACCCGGCAGAGACCGACGTCGTCGCACGGGTGCGCGAGCTGACAGCCGGAAATGGTGTCGACCTGGTCTGCGAAATGAGCGGCCACCCCTCGGGCCACGCGCAGGCGTTCGCGGCGGCGCGCCTGGGCGGCCGGGTGAATCTTCTCGGGACCCCGAGCCGGCCCACCGAAGTCGACTTTGCGCGCGACGTGATCTTTCGCGGTCTCACCCTTTACGGCGTCACCGGACGCAAGATGTACCAGACCTGGCACCAGATGCGCCGGTTCCTCGGTGCCGGCCAGCTCGATCCGCGTCCCGTGATCACGCACCGCTTCCCGCTCGACTGCATCGCCGACGCAATCCGCGTAATCGACGAGGGCAAGGCGGGCAAGGTGATCCTGGAGGTGGCGCGATGA
- a CDS encoding glycine C-acetyltransferase gives MTGPAAGAATGPGAFERRIAAELEQFARDGVYKRLNYLDGPQGPVVRMEGRGDVLILSSNNYLGLCDQPEVVAGGKAALDRFGAGTASVRFICGTFTVHRALETACARLVGTEASLSFVSAWNANEAVPATLLGEDDIVLSDQLNHASIIDAGRLAKAIAKCQTAVYRHADLSDLEEKLRAARDRRVRMVITDGVFSMEGAIAPLPDLLELCRRRDAVLVVDDSHATGVLGTHGRGTAEHFGVVGQVDIITSTLGKALGGAAGGFVAASAPVCDYLTQRARPQLFSNALPPTVAGSALASIEYLEANPARVALLRENARYFRDALAALGFRPLAGETPIIPVIVGETAFAIRLSEELLREGVFVTGFGFPVVPQGQARVRCQISAAHTREHLDRALDAFRTVGRRLKLI, from the coding sequence ATGACGGGGCCGGCCGCCGGCGCGGCAACCGGCCCGGGAGCGTTCGAGCGCCGCATCGCGGCAGAGCTCGAGCAGTTCGCCCGCGACGGCGTGTACAAGCGGCTCAACTACCTCGACGGCCCGCAGGGTCCGGTCGTGCGCATGGAAGGCCGCGGGGACGTGCTTATCCTCTCGTCCAACAACTATCTGGGTCTCTGCGATCAGCCCGAGGTTGTCGCTGGGGGCAAAGCTGCGCTCGACCGGTTTGGCGCGGGCACCGCATCGGTCCGCTTCATCTGCGGCACCTTCACGGTGCATCGCGCGCTCGAGACGGCCTGCGCTCGGCTCGTCGGGACCGAGGCGTCGCTCAGCTTCGTGAGCGCATGGAACGCCAACGAGGCCGTGCCCGCCACCCTGCTCGGCGAAGACGACATCGTCCTGAGCGACCAGCTGAACCACGCATCGATCATCGACGCCGGGCGCCTCGCCAAGGCCATCGCGAAGTGCCAGACCGCCGTATATCGCCACGCCGACCTGAGCGACCTCGAGGAGAAGCTCCGCGCCGCCCGCGACCGCCGCGTCCGCATGGTGATCACCGACGGCGTCTTCTCGATGGAGGGTGCGATCGCCCCGCTCCCCGACCTGCTCGAGCTTTGCCGGCGGCGCGACGCCGTGCTCGTCGTGGACGATTCGCACGCGACGGGCGTCCTCGGTACGCATGGGCGCGGTACCGCGGAACATTTCGGCGTCGTGGGCCAGGTCGACATCATCACGTCTACGCTCGGCAAGGCACTCGGGGGCGCCGCCGGCGGATTCGTCGCCGCGTCGGCCCCGGTCTGCGACTACCTCACCCAGCGCGCCCGGCCACAGCTCTTCTCCAATGCGCTCCCACCCACCGTGGCGGGGAGCGCGCTCGCCAGCATCGAGTATCTCGAGGCCAACCCCGCGCGAGTGGCCCTGTTGCGCGAGAACGCGCGCTACTTCCGTGATGCGCTCGCCGCGCTCGGGTTCCGGCCGCTCGCCGGCGAAACGCCGATCATCCCCGTGATCGTGGGCGAGACCGCGTTCGCCATCCGGCTGAGCGAGGAGTTGCTGCGCGAGGGCGTCTTCGTGACCGGCTTCGGCTTTCCCGTGGTACCGCAGGGCCAGGCCCGGGTGCGCTGCCAGATATCCGCGGCGCACACCCGCGAGCACCTCGACCGGGCCCTCGACGCCTTCCGCACCGTCGGCCGCCGCCTCAAGCTGATCTGA